Proteins encoded by one window of Vigna radiata var. radiata cultivar VC1973A chromosome 5, Vradiata_ver6, whole genome shotgun sequence:
- the LOC106759724 gene encoding lysM domain-containing GPI-anchored protein 1 — protein sequence MPNPKHLLQGTLFLSLLLQAVCKSTIEPCSNSDSCNALLGYTLYTDLKVSEVASLFQIDPIALLTANAIDISYPDVEHHILPSKLFLKIPISCSCVDGIRKSVATNYKTRPSDTLSSIADSVYGGLVSSDQLREANSIPDPSVLDVGQNLVVPLPCTCFNGSDNSLPAIYLSYVVRPVDSLAAIAARYFTTLTDLMNVNAMGSTAINDGDILAVPIPACASNFPKSASDFGLLVPNGSYAITAGHCVQCSCGPRNLNLYCMPASLAVSCSSMQCKGSNLMLGNVTVQQTSGGCNVTSCNYDGIVNGTIATMLSPSLQPRCPGPQEFPPLVAPPTTVAKDTVFGPAPAPLFDGAGPTSSISSVVPSTGLPGFSPANGPISGISSGASAACSLVKPLPTLTYALVLLLVKFMIPVAL from the exons ATGCCAAACCCAAAGCATCTTCTGCAGGGTACACTGTTCCTCTCGTTACTTCTTCAGGCGGTGTGCAAATCCACCATCGAGCCATGCTCCAACTCCGACTCATGCAACGCGCTTCTCGGATACACCCTTTACACTGACCTCAAAGTATCCGAAGTGGCCTCGCTTTTCCAAATCGACCCCATCGCGCTTCTCACTGCGAATGCCATCGACATCTCCTACCCCGACGTCGAGCATCACATCCTACCTTCCAAGCTCTTCCTCAAGATCCCCATCTCCTGCTCCTGCGTCGACGGCATTCGTAAGTCTGTCGCCACCAACTACAAGACGCGCCCCTCCGACACTCTATCCTCTATCGCCGACTCCGTCTACGGTGGCCTCGTCTCCTCCGACCAGCTGCGCGAGGCCAATTCCATTCCCGACCCCTCCGTCCTCGATGTGGGACAAAACCTAGTCGTGCCCCTCCCCTGCACCTGCTTTAACGGCTCCGACAACTCTCTCCCCGCCATTTACCTCTCTTACGTCGTTCGACCCGTTGATTCACTCGCTGCCATTGCTGCCAGGTACTTCACCACGCTTACAGATTTGATGAATGTCAATGCCATGGGAAGCACTGCCATTAATGATGGAGATATCCTTGCTGTTCCAATACCCG CCTGTGCTTCGAATTTTCCTAAATCCGCCTCTGATTTTGGTTTGCTTGTCCCTAATGGGAGCTATGCCATTACCGCGGGGCACTGTGTTCAGTGTAGCTGTGGACCGAGAAACTTGAA tctGTACTGTATGCCGGCTTCTCTAGCTGTTTCTTGCTCCAGCATGCAATGTAAAGGCAGCAACCTTATGCTTGGGAATGTTACAGTGCAGCAGACTAGTGGTGGTTGCAATGTTACTTCTTGCAATTATGATGGCATTGTTAATGGCACCATAGCAACAAT GTTGTCCCCTTCTCTTCAGCCTCGATGTCCTG GTCCACAGGAATTTCCTCCTCTTGTTGCCCCACCTACCACCGTTGCAAAAGACACGGTGTTTGGACCAGCGCCAGCACCATTGTTCGATGGAGCAGGTCCTACGTCGTCTATATCCTCAGTGGTTCCTTCAACGGGGCTTCCAGGATTCTCTCCTGCAAATGGTCCTATTAGCGGCATTTCTTCTGGGGCTTCTGCTGCATGCTCCTTGGTGAAACCATTACCCACTTTGACGTATGCACTTGTGTTATTGCTTGTCAAGTTCATGATACCCGTGGCATTGTAA
- the LOC106759988 gene encoding RNA polymerase II transcription factor B subunit 4 isoform X1: MPSAPSKIYADDVSLLVVTLDTNPFFWATFPFPFAEFLSQVLAFLNSILLLGQLNQVIVIATGCNSCAYVYDSSSERNHGATTGTMPALYSNLLHNINEFLARDRQLDALRKTGTVPSSLLSGSLSMALCYIQRAFRLGPMPPQPRILCLQGAADGPEQYVAIMNAIFSAQRSMVPIDSCYIGSNNSAFLQQASYITSGIYYKPPQLEGLYQYLSTVFATDLHSRAFLRLPKSVGVDFRASCFCHKRTIDMGFVCSVCLSIFCEHHDKCSTCGSVFGQAQLDASAANRKRKA; encoded by the exons ATGCCTTCTGCACCTTCGAAAATCTACGCAGACGATGTGAGCCTTCTGGTTGTGACGCTAGACACCAATCCTTTCTTCTGGGCCACTTTCCCCTTCCCCTTCGCCGAGTTCCTCTCCCAA GTACTCGCCTTTCTCAACTCGATCCTGCTCCTCGGCCAGCTCAACCAGGTCATCGTCATCGCCACTGGATGCAACTCCTGCGCCTATGTGTACGATTCCTCTTCCGAACGGAACCACGGTGCCACCACCGGCACAATGCCCGCGCTTTATTCCAACTTACTCCACAATATCAACGAGTTTCTCGCTAGGGACCGGCAATTAGACGCTCTTCGAAAAACGGGAACCGTGCCTTCTTCGCTCCTATCGGGCTCCTTGTCCATGGCGCTTTGTT ATATACAGAGAGCTTTTCGCTTAGGACCTATGCCTCCGCAGCCTCGG ATTTTATGTTTGCAAGGCGCTGCCGATGGACCAGAACA GTATGTGGCAATCATGAATGCAATATTCTCTGCACAGCGTTCTATG GTTCCTATAGATTCTTGTTATATTGGCTCCAACAACTCTGCATTCCTCCAGCAG GCTTCTTACATAACTAGTGGAATATATTACAAGCCTCCTCAATTGGAAGGGCTTTATCAATATCTTTCA ACAGTATTTGCAACTGATTTACATTCTCGCGCATTTTTAAGGCTTCCTAAATCTGTGGGTGTGGATTTTCGTGCATC GTGCTTCTGCCATAAGCGAACAATTGACATGGGCTTCGTATGTTCTGTATGCTTGTCCATTTTCTGTGAGCATCATGATAAGTGTTCAACCTGTGG GTCTGTATTTGGTCAAGCTCAACTAGATGCTTCAGCAGCCAACAGGAAAAGAAAGGCGTGA
- the LOC106759988 gene encoding RNA polymerase II transcription factor B subunit 4 isoform X2: MPSAPSKIYADDVSLLVVTLDTNPFFWATFPFPFAEFLSQVLAFLNSILLLGQLNQVIVIATGCNSCAYVYDSSSERNHGATTGTMPALYSNLLHNINEFLARDRQLDALRKTGTVPSSLLSGSLSMALCYIQRAFRLGPMPPQPRILCLQGAADGPEQYVAIMNAIFSAQRSMVPIDSCYIGSNNSAFLQQASYITSGIYYKPPQLEGLYQYLSTVFATDLHSRAFLRLPKSVGVDFRASCFCHKRTIDMGFVCSVCLSIFCEHHDKCSTCGGMTVSRIGVSMPGTAMR; encoded by the exons ATGCCTTCTGCACCTTCGAAAATCTACGCAGACGATGTGAGCCTTCTGGTTGTGACGCTAGACACCAATCCTTTCTTCTGGGCCACTTTCCCCTTCCCCTTCGCCGAGTTCCTCTCCCAA GTACTCGCCTTTCTCAACTCGATCCTGCTCCTCGGCCAGCTCAACCAGGTCATCGTCATCGCCACTGGATGCAACTCCTGCGCCTATGTGTACGATTCCTCTTCCGAACGGAACCACGGTGCCACCACCGGCACAATGCCCGCGCTTTATTCCAACTTACTCCACAATATCAACGAGTTTCTCGCTAGGGACCGGCAATTAGACGCTCTTCGAAAAACGGGAACCGTGCCTTCTTCGCTCCTATCGGGCTCCTTGTCCATGGCGCTTTGTT ATATACAGAGAGCTTTTCGCTTAGGACCTATGCCTCCGCAGCCTCGG ATTTTATGTTTGCAAGGCGCTGCCGATGGACCAGAACA GTATGTGGCAATCATGAATGCAATATTCTCTGCACAGCGTTCTATG GTTCCTATAGATTCTTGTTATATTGGCTCCAACAACTCTGCATTCCTCCAGCAG GCTTCTTACATAACTAGTGGAATATATTACAAGCCTCCTCAATTGGAAGGGCTTTATCAATATCTTTCA ACAGTATTTGCAACTGATTTACATTCTCGCGCATTTTTAAGGCTTCCTAAATCTGTGGGTGTGGATTTTCGTGCATC GTGCTTCTGCCATAAGCGAACAATTGACATGGGCTTCGTATGTTCTGTATGCTTGTCCATTTTCTGTGAGCATCATGATAAGTGTTCAACCTGTGG GGGAATGACTGTGTCTCGTATAGGAGTTAGCATGCCAGGAACAGCTATGAGATGA
- the LOC106759988 gene encoding RNA polymerase II transcription factor B subunit 4 isoform X3 — protein sequence MPSAPSKIYADDVSLLVVTLDTNPFFWATFPFPFAEFLSQVLAFLNSILLLGQLNQVIVIATGCNSCAYVYDSSSERNHGATTGTMPALYSNLLHNINEFLARDRQLDALRKTGTVPSSLLSGSLSMALCYIQRAFRLGPMPPQPRILCLQGAADGPEQYVAIMNAIFSAQRSMVPIDSCYIGSNNSAFLQQASYITSGIYYKPPQLEGLYQYLSTVFATDLHSRAFLRLPKSVGVDFRASCFCHKRTIDMGFVCSVCLSIFCEHHDKCSTCGS from the exons ATGCCTTCTGCACCTTCGAAAATCTACGCAGACGATGTGAGCCTTCTGGTTGTGACGCTAGACACCAATCCTTTCTTCTGGGCCACTTTCCCCTTCCCCTTCGCCGAGTTCCTCTCCCAA GTACTCGCCTTTCTCAACTCGATCCTGCTCCTCGGCCAGCTCAACCAGGTCATCGTCATCGCCACTGGATGCAACTCCTGCGCCTATGTGTACGATTCCTCTTCCGAACGGAACCACGGTGCCACCACCGGCACAATGCCCGCGCTTTATTCCAACTTACTCCACAATATCAACGAGTTTCTCGCTAGGGACCGGCAATTAGACGCTCTTCGAAAAACGGGAACCGTGCCTTCTTCGCTCCTATCGGGCTCCTTGTCCATGGCGCTTTGTT ATATACAGAGAGCTTTTCGCTTAGGACCTATGCCTCCGCAGCCTCGG ATTTTATGTTTGCAAGGCGCTGCCGATGGACCAGAACA GTATGTGGCAATCATGAATGCAATATTCTCTGCACAGCGTTCTATG GTTCCTATAGATTCTTGTTATATTGGCTCCAACAACTCTGCATTCCTCCAGCAG GCTTCTTACATAACTAGTGGAATATATTACAAGCCTCCTCAATTGGAAGGGCTTTATCAATATCTTTCA ACAGTATTTGCAACTGATTTACATTCTCGCGCATTTTTAAGGCTTCCTAAATCTGTGGGTGTGGATTTTCGTGCATC GTGCTTCTGCCATAAGCGAACAATTGACATGGGCTTCGTATGTTCTGTATGCTTGTCCATTTTCTGTGAGCATCATGATAAGTGTTCAACCTGTGG GAGTTAG
- the LOC106762588 gene encoding DNA ligase 1: protein MAEDTEGMKKGETIESQIEISEEMKKGENIESQIETAMRSRVSHFKEQSDSLTFEGVRRLLEKDLGLEEYALDVHKRFIKQCLLKCLEGVVDDDAPRISEKAGENGAGTQESEEPKKKSELKDEKDVCLEDEEKMEDSPVLGLLKEQKRAKLETRDDKGNGNKVVLSEALIMKAVRKRSSYIKANAESITMGGLRRQLEEDLKLDKFTLDPYKKFISQQLDEVLASSVVSEPAKNAKKIEKKKPDTKVTKKVSSEENSDSSDKETDEDGSQEDEVKPRKKVVPKGKVKTPVQSKKRKGEETDLSSKKRIKPAKAAPEEISDAEDNVKNSEDDQSHSSSEKASKKKEVSAPVYGKRVEHLKSVIKACGMGVPPSIYKKIKQVPENKREEQLIKELEEILSREGLSSNPSEKEIKEVKRKKARAKELEGIDVSNIVSSSRRRSTSSYIAPPAPKPKVPVETSGNGAEDGDNDEDNDNEEDEEDEEEDSGSDEAEDDGSQSEEFNDDEEDSD from the exons ATGGCCGAAGATACTGAGGGGATGAAGAAAGGAGAGACCATAGAGTCTCAGATTGAAATCTCTGAAGAGATGAAGAAAGGGGAGAATATAGAGTCTCAGATTGAAACCGCCATGCGCTCTCGCGTCTCTCACTTCAAGGAACAATCCGA CTCTTTGACGTTCGAGGGTGTTCGTCGATTGCTTGAGAAAGACTTGGGATTGGAGGAGTATGCTCTGGATGTGCACAAGAGATTTATTAAGCAATGTTTGCTCAAG TGCTTAGAAGGGGTCGTTGATGATGATGCCCCAAGGATATCGGAGAAGGCAGGGGAAAATGGTGCAGGTACACAAGAGTCAGAAGAAccaaaaaaaaagagtgaattAAAAGATGAGAAGGATGTTTGCCTTGAAGACGAGGAGAAAATGGAAGACTCTCCTGTGTTAGGTCTTCTTAAAGAACAAAAAAGGGCTAAACTCGAAACCAGAGATGATAAAGGCAATGGAAACAAAGTAGTTCTAAGTGAAGCCCTTATTATGAAAGCTGTTAGAAAAAGATCTTCGTACATTAAGGCTAATGCAGA GTCAATCACTATGGGTGGTCTTCGTCGACAATTGGAGGAAGATCTTAAACTTGATAAATTTACTCTTGATCCCTATAAGAAGTTTATAAGTCAACAGCTTGATGAG GTATTAGCTTCTTCTGTGGTTTCAGAACCCGCTAAGAATgctaagaaaattgaaaaaaaaaaacctgatACCAAAGTAACCAAAAAGGTCAGCAGTGAAGAAAACTCTGATTCTTCAGATAAGGAGACTGATGAGGACGGGAGTCAGGAAGATGAAGTTAAACCTAGGAAAAAGGTTGTTCCTAAAGGAAAGGTTAAGACTCCTGTCCAATCCAAAAAACGCAAAGGAGAGGAGACTGATCTGTCCAGTAAGAAAAGGATCAAGCCTGCAAAAGCAGCCCCAGAAGAGATCAGTGATGCAGAGGATAATGTGAAAAACTCTGAAGATGATCAGTCCCATTCATCATCCGAGAAAGCTTCCAAG AAAAAAGAGGTTTCAGCCCCTGTGTATGGCAAACGTGTGGAGCACTTAAAGTCTGTTATTAAAGCATGTGGAATGGG TGTTCCTCCCTCAATTTACAAAAAGATCAAGCAAGTGCCTGAAAACAAACGGGAAGAACAACTAATCAAGGAGTTGGAGGAAATATTGTCTAGAGAAGGTTTATCTTCTAATCCATCTGAAAAGG AAATCAAGGAAGTAAAAAGGAAGAAGGCAAGAGCCAAAGAACTTGAGGGTATTGATGTAAGTAATATTGTTTCAAGTTCTCGTAGAAGGTCAACAAGTAGTTATATAGCTCCTCCAGCTCCAAAGCCCAAGGTTCCAGTTGAAACTAGTGGCAACGGGGCTGAAGATGGTGATAATGACGAGGACAAtgataatgaagaagatgaagaagacgaGGAAGAGGATAGTGGCAGCGATGAAGCTGAGGATGATGGAAGTCAGAGTGAAGAATTTAATGATG ACGAAGAAGACAGTGATTGA